The Micromonospora sp. NBC_00421 DNA window AGGTGACCACGTCACCGAGCCATTCCAGCAGCGCCGTCCGGCTGTCGCCCCGGTCGGTCAACTCCCCGGCGCGGACCCGCAGGGCCTCGATCCGTTCCCGGGAGACCGCCTCCAGCAACGCCCGTCGGGTGGGGAAGTGCCGGCGCACGGTCGCCGAGCCGACCCCTGCGGTACGGGCGATCTGCTCCAGGGAGGCACCGGCCCCGTGGGCGGCGACCTCCCGTTCGGCCACGGTGAGGATGCGGGCGTAGTTGCGCCGGGCGTCGGCGCGCTGGCCGTCGGGCATGGCGTCCTCTCCGAGCTTGCTAAGTGGCGGGGCCCGCCGTATCCTACCCGACAATAAACGGCGGGCCCCGCCGTTTAACCGAAGGAGTGCCATGTCCGCAGCTTCCGCCCCCGTCCTGGTCAC harbors:
- a CDS encoding TetR/AcrR family transcriptional regulator, whose protein sequence is MPDGQRADARRNYARILTVAEREVAAHGAGASLEQIARTAGVGSATVRRHFPTRRALLEAVSRERIEALRVRAGELTDRGDSRTALLEWLGDVVTYSVSARGLAAALAYDGAPADPVHQNSCSAALEEAAGPLLRRAVRDNAIAADVTVGDLITLVVGIVLATEHHPDPAARANRLFRMAVAGLSPQT